The DNA sequence CGAGGGCGGGCCGCTTGTCGGGCCTATGCCCGCGATCGATTTCGGCCTCGTCAGCGTAACCGCGCCCGCCGCGCGAAGGGTCACCGTGCGCAACATCGGCGCATCCCCGCTCCGCGTGTCCGGCGTCGATGTCCGCGGCGGCGGATCCGCCGCCTTCAGCGTAACGCCGTCCGCCTTTGAGGTCCAGCCCGGCGCGGCCATGGATGTCACCGTCTCGTTCTCCCCGGCCTTCGCCGGCATTCAGGATGCCACCCTCGCATTCAAGCACAACGACACCGCCTTCGGCGCCGAAACACTCCTCCCCGTGCGCGGCGACGGCATGGCGCCCCAACTCGCCCTCTCCCGAAGCAACGTCGATTTTGGCGCGGTTCCGCTTGCCGCCGCCGTGCGCCAGTTTATAACCTTCGCCAACACCGGAAACGCGCCCCTCGTGATTTCGTCGGTCGCCCTCCCGAGCGCCAACTTCAGCGCCGGAACCAGCAATTTCGCAATAAACCCCGGCGACTCCGTCGAATTCGAAATCACCGCCTCGCCGCTTCTGGCCGGTCTGCTCGACAGCGCGCTAACCTTCCAGACCAACGCGCCCGATTCCCCGACCGTTTCAATCCCGCTTCATCTCCAGGGCATTGCCGCCGGCCAGTTGGGCCGCCTCTCCCAGGAGGCCGTCGAGGTCACCTCCTCATCCGCCACCCTGGCCTGGGGAGCCTGGCCCGCGGCGGACAACGTCCGGGTGCTCATCGGCCCCGAACCGCCCGCGGCCCCCGGCGGGCCGCTGCCCTTCGCCCACGAAGTCGCCAGCCTGCCCGGAACTGCTAGCGAATACACCCTGACCGGCCTCGCCGCCGGCGTGGACGCCTTCGTCCGCATCGAGGTCAGCGCACTCGGCGTCCCACTCGCCGCCGGCACGCTCGCAATCCAGACCCCCGGCGGCCCCGGCGCGGCCCTGGACAACAAGCTCCGGGAAGTGCACCTGGTGGCCCCCAATATCCTCCAGCTCGTCCTGACCGATTCGCGTGTTCATTCGTTCCGCGAAGACGCCAACAACTGGGACCGAGGCATCGAAGAAGTTATCGGCTACACCGGCTCACAGTGGGAAACGGGGACCTGGACCGTGCGCCGCTCCAGCGGCGACGAGATCCCCATAAACAATGTCTACCGCCACTCCGTACCGATCGGAGCCCCCTACTACGAGATCGGATTCGGAACATTGACCTTCGACCAGCTGCTCGACGTGGACCACATGATCTACCTCGAATTGGCCGAAAACATCGGGAGCCCCGAAGTACTCGAGGTAACCGGCCCATCCTTCGACTACGAAATCCTGAACGCGTCCCTCGCGCGCGAGCCGCGTTCCGCGTCCCTCGCGGCCCTCGTGCCCTTCAGCGACCGCTATATGACCACCCCCGCGATTCAGGTTAATCAGGTCGGCTACAGCCCCGCAGCCACAAAGCGCTACGCCTATGTCTCCGGATGGATCGGAACCGGCGGACCGCTCAACCTGAGCGCCTTCCCCGCGCAGGCGGAGGTCATCGCCACCCCCGCCGACCCGCTTGCCCCCCGCCAGCCCGTGCTATCCGGCTTGCCCATCAGCCTGCGCGCCGCCGCCGACGCCGCCGCGGGAACGGAAGTGCGCGAAATCAGTCTCGCCGCCCTCCCCGAATCCGACGACACCGTCTACCGCGTGCGCATTCCCGGCGTCGGCGTCTCCTGGCCCACGCGCGTCAGCGAGGAGGCCGTCTTCGAAGCCTACTACCATGTCGCCCGCGGCCTCTTTCACAACCGCTGGGCTGGCGATCTCGCGCCCGAATTCACCGACTGGACACGCCCCGCCGACCACGGGACCGTCTTCACATCCGAAGAAACCAACCCCTGGGCCTTCTTCCCCAGCACAACCCCGCTCACCGGAGAGCGGCCCCTCCTCGGCGGGCACCATGACGCCGGCGATTTCGATATCCGCATCTTCCACGGCATCGTCGCCCAGATGCTCATGCGCGCCTACGAACTCAATGAATCCGCCTTCACGGATGGCCAGCTGATCATCCCCGAGAGCGGCAACGGCATTCCCGACTTCCTCGACGAGGCCCTCTGGAGCGTCGCCGGTTGGGAATACCTCCAGGACGAGGACGGCGGCGTCCGCATCGGGGCCGAATCGCACCGCCACCCCTGGGGCATTTATCCCGCCCACGAAGACCAACTCTTCTACTGGACCTACTCCAAGGATCCCGTCTTCACCGCCCGGTGCGCCGGCCTCTTCGCCCAGGCCGCCTGGCTCGTACAGCCCTACGATTTCGTCCGATCCCACATGCTGGAGCAGCGCGCCATCGCCGCCTACGACTACGCCATCGCCAACGGCGTCGACGAGACCGCCGGCGGGCCCATGGCCTACGCCGCTGGCGAGTTGTATCGCCTCACCGGCGAAGACGTCTACCGCGACATGTTCATCCGCGTCTGGGACGCCTTCAAGAAACCCTGGCCACCCTTCGCCCCGGATGTCTTCGCCCGCGACAACCCCTGGACCTCCTCGTTCACCAGCGCATCCCAGCCCATCGTCTGGGACCACGTCTCCGCCTACGTGCTCAGCGGCGGAGCCGTCGCCTCCCACGTCTCCCTGTGGGAAGAACGCTCCAGAAATCAGATCGGCGGCCTGAGAAACGTCATGGAAGCCGCGCACGCCCACCGCAACGCGCGCCCCGCCGGATACGTGCTCGCCTACGGAAAGGGAACCGCCGTCGGCCAGTACCTCTTCGGCTCCTACGCCGGCATGCAGCTCGGGAATCCCAGCACGCAGCAATTCCAGGACGCCTTCGACCTGATAAGCCTCTCCGCCGACTTCATGCTCGGCTGCAACCCCGCCGGCATCTCCTGGATCACCGGGCTCGGATCCCGCTCCCCCCAGTACCCGCTCCACCTCGACTCCCTCTACTACATCCGCCAGGGCCTCGGACCCGTACCCGGAATCCCCATATACGGTCCCACCGACACCCTCCGCCCCAGCAGCTACTACACCTACGGCGCGCGGCTCGCCTACCCAAGCTACACCAACAGCCCCCCATTCCGCCGCTGGAGCGACGTGCACACCTTCGTAATAAGCAACGAATTCACCGTATGGGAGAACCAGGCCCCCGCAGCCCAGCTCTTCGGCCTGCTCGTCGCCCCCGATATGATGCCACCCGAACACCTCTGGCCCACCGCACTACGAGAATAACAAGGGGACTGGCTCCCGCGACATAAACCACCTCAGCCGCGAAAGCGTCGCAACCACCCATGGGGACTGGCTCCCGCGACATAAACCACCTCAGCCGCGAAAGCGTCGCAATCACCCCCGAATCGCGGGTGCCTGTACCCGCAAGAGGTGTGCCACGCACCCCAGGGACTGCGGCGCCCCGTCACCTCGAATACGAGCAGTGTGCGCGGGACCGAAAGCAAGCTCAACAAAGCGGCTACACCGACAACCGGCGCGGCTGTCCCGTCACGCGCACAAATCGCGGGCGCCTGTAGCCGCCCAAAAGGCGAGCCACGGGTGCCATCCTCCTGCGGCGGATCTCCGACGTTCAAGCTCCGCGGCTCCGCCGCGAAGGCTTGAGCGTGCGGATCGTCCATTGAGCCCCCACCCCCGATCCCAACCCCGAAAAGAACGTGGCACAGCCGTCCCGGCTGTGTTCGGTTCGGATTGCACAGCAATCCGCCTACCACACCCAATCCCACCCTACGCCCCCGCAATCGCCTCCAGAAGCTGCCGCCCCACCGCGTCCCGCGAATACCGCGCAACACACTTCGCCCGAAGCCGTTCCCCACGCGCACGCCGCGCATCCGGATCCGCAAGCAATCCCCGAACCGCCCCCGCAATACCCTCCGCCGTAACCTCCACAATCAACTCGTCCGCATCAAAATCCAGCCCCTCCGCACCCAGCGGCGTCGTCACCACGCACGTCCCATACGCCGCCGCCTCCAGCACGCGCGTCTTCGTCCCCGACCCCATCCGCAACGGCGCCAGGCACACCAGCGCCCCCGCAACCTCCGCACCGATATCCTCCGCCTCCCCCGCAAGTTCGATCCGGCCGCAACCGTGGCGCGCCACCAGATCCCGGTGAAAATCGCAAAGACCACGCCCGACCACCCGGATCCGGAGATCCTGCGCCTCCAGCGCATCGTGAAGTCGCGCGTAAATCTCCGCCACCAGAAACCGGAATGCATCCCGGTTCACCGCCGACCCCAGCATCCCGTAAAACAGCAGGTAGCCCCCCGGGCCCTCCTGGGCCGGCGGCAACGCACGCGCCGGAACATCCGGCATGACATTCGGCACAAGCGCGAAACGCGATCGCGCGCCCGCCCGCACAAAATGCTCCCGCACATACGCCAGCTCATCCGGATTCGACATCAGAAACAGGTGCGGCTCGTTGAATATCCACTGCTCATAACGGCGCACACGAAACGTCTCAAAAAGAAAAAAACGGTTGCCAGGGCGCCGGTCCTGCCGCCACGCCTGTTGCGCAATCCGGGACAGGATCATATCCGCGTCAATCACGATCCGCGCCGCCGGCAGCGCGCGCCGAACATGCGCCACCAGCCGCGTCGGGCCCAGGTAGCGAAAAAACGCAACCGGGTAGCGCTCCGCCTTCAGCTTCGCCAGCAGCGCCGGCAAGGCGGATGCCTCCGGCTCATAGATCGACGCGGGACGAAGCCCACGGCCAGGCGCCCCCGGAATCCCCAACGCCGGACCCGCCGCCTCGTGCGCCGGCATCGTGGCCGACAGTTCCGCCGGCCGCGCCACCAGGAGATTGTGCACCGCATACGCGGCCCGAAGCGCATCCAGCTGAAAACGCGCCCGTTCCTTGTCGCCCCCGTTCAACCCGATGTAGGGAGCCCCGATATTCAACAATTTTTCCATATGCGCCTCATTGTTTTCGCCGCCGCTTAGCGCTTCTTCCTCAATTTCCGCAGCGCGCCCTGAACACGCGCCACAAGCTTCCCGCGCCACGTCGCCTCCGGAACCCACTTCGGGCGCCAGCCCCGCCACGCCGTGTGATCCAGATACCGGTAGTAATACTTCCGGTTCCGGTTAACATAATCCGGATGCCACGGCTTCCGCCGCGACGAATAATGCACGATCAACGGCGAATTGCGCGTCCTGCGATAGGTTTCCTCGTCGAAGGGGCTCTCGCGCCACGACGGATACCCGAACAGCTGGCTCATCTGGTTCCAACGCGGGTCCAGCGCCTTCCACTGCCCCGCAAGCACCGCGTTGATCCCATCCTGATCGAAGCACTGCACCGCCTCGCGATGCTTCTCCAGATAGCGAAACACCTCCGCCGCAATCCCGCGTTCCCGCCACAGCGCAAGGTTCATAACCATCACCCCCGAGTTCAGATACTTCTCGTCCGGCGCGTGGCCCAGTTCCTCGTGCAGCAGCAGCCCCATCGGCGAAGAGACCGTCGGAGCCGCGCAGTCCTGCACCGCGAGCAGCGGAGACCCGTCAAACGGCATGTCCCACAATTCGCCAATATTCCCAAGCACGATCAGATCCGAATCCAGATAGATCGCCCGGTCAATCTCCGCCGGCAGCAACTCCGGGATCAGCAAACGCAGGTACGCCGCCGCCGACATATAACCCGAAACCATCACGTCCGGAAGAAGCCCCGACGCGTCACGCCAGTGCACCGTCGCCGGCTGGTCCGACCACGACGCGCGCAACCGCGCCTTGTTCTCTTCCGTGATGCCGCCGTCCACCACGTGAACATGCAGGTGGTAGCCCGGAGCCAGATTATCCAGAACCGACCGTACCATCGCCGCAAGCGGCATCGCATAGTTGTCATCCGACGCGGCCACCAGGTGCACCGCAACCGCATTAGACGCCTCCGGCATCCGGACCCTCCTTTTCCCGGCGCAACGAAAGCTGGAGTGATTCCCCGTGGTACGCCCCCCACAACCACGCATCCACATACGTCCGGACCCGCCGGACCTCGTCCCGAACCAGCCACGCAAACGCCGAAAGCAAACGGAACCGTACAATCGAAACCAGCCGCCGCACGCGCCAGCGATTCGGATGCGCCGCGTAATACGCCGGGTCCGGCAGCCCCCGCAAATGCACAAAGCCACGACCCAGCCGGATCATCCGGCCCTTCAGCACACCAAGGTCAAAATAGCAATCCAGCCCCAAATGCCCCACACACGCCGCCGGATAATAGAGCGAAGGAAAGCCCCGCTCCGCAAGCGCCAGCGCAAACACCCCCTCCTCGCCCATCGTAAGGTCGCCCGCGCCCAGGTCCGCCCGAAACGTGATCCCCGTATCCAGCACCGATCGCCGAAACCACCAGTTCCCACCGCTCGGATGCCGGTGCGCCGGATACGGAGCCGTCTCCGGCCCCTCGTCATGTTCGCCCCACACCGCACCCAGGAGAAAACCATTCTCCAGCGCCCACGCCGGCGGCAAAACACCCTCCGGCCAGCGGATCACGATCCGCCCGCCAAAAACGCTGTACTCCGGGTGCGAACGCAACGAAGCCGCCACCGCCTGCAACCAGTCCCGCTCCGGAAACACATCGTCATCCGTAAACACCACCACCTCCCCCAGCGGAACCGTCTCCAGCGCCAGGTTCAGCGCATTGCTCTTCCCCTGCACCGGCTGAAACAGATGCGTCAACGGCAGCCGCTCCGAAAAAGAATCAATCACCGGCGCCGTGTCATCCGAGCTGTTGTTATCCACCACCACATAAGTTACATCCAGCCCCGAACAATCCACCCCGCACATCGCCTCCAGCGTCTGCCGGAGCACCGCCGAACGGTTGAACGTCGCGACGATGACGGTAAGACTTAACTCGACTGGCTCGGCGCTCTCCGCCATAGTTGCGTTCTCCGGTCCAACCTGTGTCAATGGCTTGCCAAAAGCTCGCGGAGCGCCAACGCGTTCTTTTCCGCGCCCTGCCGCATCAGAGCCTGCTTGCTGGAAAGTCTCTCCCGGATCGCCTTCTCGTCAGAAAGAACCAACTCAAACTTCTCAGTCAGCGTATGGGCGGCGACCTTGTCCGTGTCCAGCAAGTAGTCTGTGTTCTCGAAAACATCGTTCCAGATGCCGCGCGCCTTCGCGCTGTACGCGATAGCGATCGTGGGTACACCGGTCGATATCGCCGCAATTGTCGCATGCGTCCGCGCCCCGAAAAAGATCCGGCATCGGCTTATCGCCCACTTCAGCTGCCGGGTGGGGATCCCATCCGGCAGAAGCAACACGCGATCCTCGCCGGCCGAGATCTGGCCGTGAATCTCCCGTAGAAACGCATGATCGTTCAGCGCCAGCGGCCCCCCCGGCTTCGACACGTGTGGGATTAGCGCCACCCGGTAGCCCTTCCCGAGCAGCATCTCGATAAACGCGGCGATCTCGCGCTGAAAAGCCCTGGCATCATTCGCGTACCACTTGAGAATCAGCCCGCTGACATTGATTCCGATGATATCGTCGCCCTCGAAAAACGCCGACTCGGGGCTCGCATACGGCTCTGGTTCCAGCGCGAAGGCCACGTCATGCACCTTCACCACGTTCTCGCGAACGCCGATCGAATCCAGATAGTCCACGGTCCCGCTTTCCCGCGCCGTAATAAGCGACACGCGCTTCAAGAACTCCGCGACCGACCGCTCGTACTCGGGCTCCCCGCTGAACGGGCCGACACTCGCACTCCAGATGGCCGTCGGAATGCCGTGCCGCAGAAAATACTCGCACTGGGAAACGAATTTCTTGGGGAGGCCATAGTCCAGCGAGAAATTATCGCCGCCCAGCGACAACACACAATCCGGGCAACCGAGCGCGCGTGAAACTGCTGTGCGAAGGCCACCCGGAGGGACGCGCTGAACGGCGGGAATAACGAAACGCCACGGTGAACGCGCCCCCCAGAGCCACCCGTTCTCCTGGTCCGCGCGCCACCGAACGTTTCCCATCTTGCTCTCGCGGGCGTCCGCTTCGCTGTCGCTCGACCACGCCGTGAAACGCGCACCGCTGAACTCCCGCGAAATGAGATCGGCTGTCGTACGGAAGATCGCCTCGCAACCGCGGTTGTAGAAGCCGCCGTTGCCTATAAACCAAATGTTAGAAGCTGTCATGCCATTGGGGCTCCTCAGTATCCCGCAGTGGACCGCCCTGCCGGGCGAGACCGATTTCAACCGTTGTATTCCCGCGTCAGTGCGCCGTCAGCACGTCTACGATCGCGCGACGCCGCGATTGGGCGACCTTGAACTCCTCCGGGAGGTGCCCAACCGCGAGAAACATCATCACCACTTCGTTCTCGGGAATGGCGCCAAGCGCGCGGAGCATCTCGTCGTTCCATGGCGGCACGGCCCAGTTCAGGCAGCATGTCCCAAGTCCGAGCGAGTGGAGCGCGTATATGAGCGACATCGAAAACATGCCGCCGTCAATCCACGACTGGTTTCGCTCATCATTCTTCACGAAGCAACGAAGGTCGCAGGTAATTATGATCAGCTTGTTGATCTGGTGGCGGAACCCCACATTCCCGTTCTGAAGCTCCAGAGCGCGCGTCATCTCCTCCCGATCAGAAAAAAGGTGCACGCGCCACGCCTGCCGGTTGCAAACCGATGGCGTCGACAGCGCCATGCCTACCGCTTGCTCAATGAGCTTTGGGTCAACGTCCTCGTCCGAAAAATCACGGATGCTGTGGCGAGAAGCAAAAAAGTCGGACAGGTCCCGCTTCGATTTGGCAAGCAACTCATCCCGCCCGAGAACATATGTGCCTCCCTGGGGCTCGGACCCGGCGGGCGTGGGCGCCGAGATCTGGTCCAGTTCCCCCGTCAGCCACGCCACGTCGACTCCGTGACCGCCATTGAACCGCGCATACTCCCGCAGAACGTTCAGTGCGATTTCCGTTATAACGTCACCGCCGTACTCCGCCAGGTACGTCTTGGTGTTGCGAAGTAGATCCTCCGCGGCCGGACGGCCAAAGCCCACCCGGCAATCGCGAAGCGAAAGCCCCTTCTCGAGGCGGTGATAGTCGATCGTGATCAGGGATCGGAGGCTTTCCTGCGTGGGATCCGGGCTGGATGCGGCGCTGAAACGGGAAAACCGTTTGAAATCGTAAATGTAGCACCGGTAAAGATCCCCGTTTC is a window from the Candidatus Hydrogenedentota bacterium genome containing:
- a CDS encoding polysaccharide pyruvyl transferase family protein, which gives rise to MTASNIWFIGNGGFYNRGCEAIFRTTADLISREFSGARFTAWSSDSEADARESKMGNVRWRADQENGWLWGARSPWRFVIPAVQRVPPGGLRTAVSRALGCPDCVLSLGGDNFSLDYGLPKKFVSQCEYFLRHGIPTAIWSASVGPFSGEPEYERSVAEFLKRVSLITARESGTVDYLDSIGVRENVVKVHDVAFALEPEPYASPESAFFEGDDIIGINVSGLILKWYANDARAFQREIAAFIEMLLGKGYRVALIPHVSKPGGPLALNDHAFLREIHGQISAGEDRVLLLPDGIPTRQLKWAISRCRIFFGARTHATIAAISTGVPTIAIAYSAKARGIWNDVFENTDYLLDTDKVAAHTLTEKFELVLSDEKAIRERLSSKQALMRQGAEKNALALRELLASH
- a CDS encoding glycosyltransferase family 8 protein, with the translated sequence MPEASNAVAVHLVAASDDNYAMPLAAMVRSVLDNLAPGYHLHVHVVDGGITEENKARLRASWSDQPATVHWRDASGLLPDVMVSGYMSAAAYLRLLIPELLPAEIDRAIYLDSDLIVLGNIGELWDMPFDGSPLLAVQDCAAPTVSSPMGLLLHEELGHAPDEKYLNSGVMVMNLALWRERGIAAEVFRYLEKHREAVQCFDQDGINAVLAGQWKALDPRWNQMSQLFGYPSWRESPFDEETYRRTRNSPLIVHYSSRRKPWHPDYVNRNRKYYYRYLDHTAWRGWRPKWVPEATWRGKLVARVQGALRKLRKKR
- a CDS encoding nitroreductase family protein — translated: MLHAFRCLPLAMRNGDLYRCYIYDFKRFSRFSAASSPDPTQESLRSLITIDYHRLEKGLSLRDCRVGFGRPAAEDLLRNTKTYLAEYGGDVITEIALNVLREYARFNGGHGVDVAWLTGELDQISAPTPAGSEPQGGTYVLGRDELLAKSKRDLSDFFASRHSIRDFSDEDVDPKLIEQAVGMALSTPSVCNRQAWRVHLFSDREEMTRALELQNGNVGFRHQINKLIIITCDLRCFVKNDERNQSWIDGGMFSMSLIYALHSLGLGTCCLNWAVPPWNDEMLRALGAIPENEVVMMFLAVGHLPEEFKVAQSRRRAIVDVLTAH
- a CDS encoding glycosyltransferase family 4 protein, which gives rise to MEKLLNIGAPYIGLNGGDKERARFQLDALRAAYAVHNLLVARPAELSATMPAHEAAGPALGIPGAPGRGLRPASIYEPEASALPALLAKLKAERYPVAFFRYLGPTRLVAHVRRALPAARIVIDADMILSRIAQQAWRQDRRPGNRFFLFETFRVRRYEQWIFNEPHLFLMSNPDELAYVREHFVRAGARSRFALVPNVMPDVPARALPPAQEGPGGYLLFYGMLGSAVNRDAFRFLVAEIYARLHDALEAQDLRIRVVGRGLCDFHRDLVARHGCGRIELAGEAEDIGAEVAGALVCLAPLRMGSGTKTRVLEAAAYGTCVVTTPLGAEGLDFDADELIVEVTAEGIAGAVRGLLADPDARRARGERLRAKCVARYSRDAVGRQLLEAIAGA
- a CDS encoding glycosyltransferase family 2 protein, with translation MAESAEPVELSLTVIVATFNRSAVLRQTLEAMCGVDCSGLDVTYVVVDNNSSDDTAPVIDSFSERLPLTHLFQPVQGKSNALNLALETVPLGEVVVFTDDDVFPERDWLQAVAASLRSHPEYSVFGGRIVIRWPEGVLPPAWALENGFLLGAVWGEHDEGPETAPYPAHRHPSGGNWWFRRSVLDTGITFRADLGAGDLTMGEEGVFALALAERGFPSLYYPAACVGHLGLDCYFDLGVLKGRMIRLGRGFVHLRGLPDPAYYAAHPNRWRVRRLVSIVRFRLLSAFAWLVRDEVRRVRTYVDAWLWGAYHGESLQLSLRREKEGPDAGGV